In Mangifera indica cultivar Alphonso chromosome 1, CATAS_Mindica_2.1, whole genome shotgun sequence, a single genomic region encodes these proteins:
- the LOC123225472 gene encoding uncharacterized protein LOC123225472 isoform X2, with protein sequence MDELRSLSGDKVMLDDDDESEVEVEETPMLVFKANHEAKLKELLHNLNTLEIKICSHAAKEFIKLLKGDSGGELLRLYVHTSNNFSEVMEAWKLRQGKPGMSYIFSLICAILSHADGLYKPNDQERVGTSRAIDKLARMIIDEKMGDVYRELNSKEGKRQNAALLLMASVVRRGSGLATEVAKNFDFKLPVFSKLSEYKQKGGDKKRKHLTRKSFIRFAMSFLEVGKPGLLRWVLQQREMFSGVLRGLGNDEDEIVMYVLSTLQTRILTEESLVPPGLRSVLFGSVTLEQLVSICGREDGGAAAELAYRVLVMVCTEPSNGLMPDLKRRPNPLRGNPKRLLGLMKKLKATEISYHRDLLLAILEGKPSLGSEYMDQFPYNLEDYASPTWLANVSLAANLVSKVGMGFSFDFLDAQSHDPPSFNSADVQSVLNCICPRPFSRSVINKGLLHSDYLVKHGTLRLLLEALKLLDSFICVLHQSSCSSNQMMQSWTSLIQEVQNAVRTLFPDPQVLLTLFSLQSSHNRNCESHSKRKAESSYFLECSKKGVKKMKKNVMDEDTDIIVGGISSDPQIDPSEDNDRIVDTLITDELDHEKDFTDVISEIWGLDQCSGPVALSDADIIFLSKLLDALKIYIRLMPSVLEGSFDFFANLLSDPLAVTTSLQSSLLSLLFEYIECSPRSGLPIKAPPLMYKHLQSFINLSISSPISEIKDHAFNLAQAAMFSTGAFDKNINEISAWFLFLPGYSRNKCLTEEKGVAVLQSLSRVVVSFLCDAISTVGNSLFKYWAIIETHTNHLKNFKGVSPDFSPLIICVLQKCLRILNSESGTFSLPEKSMISLYVSNTLKYLLQTQVDVVSLSALIESNLSEGLVGRCSVDDDSGDGLCEWRPLKNLLLFSQSLSHQQTCCIFSFDKKVMPSDNSFLNTLGEVKNIVSSGHTVEITGIVKAFSSAMLCTTPDGLLKNFPSVIAISQNLLGVPFSLLTSIIFLDSSFLASVSKMWPEIFFPGLEKAITRIHHEVGKVDTRGITSHSLLAEGMQCDIDFEETESAADAFSFFLKQAPFHVLFPAIMRMDVPDLLEPLLIKDLLLAKVSEWTSDCLISYLRLLLFWLHQIQLSYKIEPIAKLRKLSEICLIFVKHVFAQLSGCSRKARFHLSAEKIQEMAEIVFRHPAVLASLTFPLSCNEELTNGNLEQCLETLLNYSQQKVHKIDQHALDVLATTSDFLLSSFSGQDSILKVDVCVSKPLIKAFNALVKRLFLELRDKFEFCIATEDVLPLLPRFYALHALIRFISPFKLLELVHWMFIRVNMEELSLHKSCDVSVLSVAFCIAGGAFEALSNYLQHPIMKRVLCDLLWETTERNFDVNHVEEIYVGVCKFAINFDLDIADTCLLKVVEAIYCQNYLQQNILHPLSLGISRIIMRTPIKMISHCVYRTNMTKAKLLLLFTKMSSLHLLMFGNLLLGIVNKDSLVSSNLMGTHDNALADEDFITLLPVVLSYLDSNFVKFEEQYHSHFKSITSYYSRILFNGFRNWKSFVSGFLFQEEYDNFFPSSAEELLNFVDDSLLGKSIHILQYHFALSRDSLKTKKLMKLFNSIFPCSCAHEELQVDCDVSELKFNSVSETVNLINRVVAKISLARMLLFPEDYQVSSVQMEVDEGSKEFSVKPVSKEQNPSRMHFMNILVGTWQKMVKKLPSVSDSSKNKSTDCLLLYKYLEVFILKSILELTTMMLDGLIEMQSIPFLEQLIRSSLFYRFEDPTTLKMLHSIISSLLEGKFSRVPYLQLLLAHSQFASAIQSVCMPSMAVTGVFLRPMSSILRLLVISHSNPNAINEKNDLERTKMFVNQLEIVKLLRALLQSKTHLCGSDFDKDSGINLRELHSLLLSSYGATLGDIDLEIFNVMHEIELIDKSDSEIAQLDYLWGSAAVKVRKERALEQDISWNVMTDTEAVKERRRSQLRENLPIDPKICAMTVLYFPYDRTASGELSSSNRPQVDNLTNICDMHPPGVESIQRYDPVFILSFSIYSLSMGFIEPVEFAGLGLLAVAFASMSSLDVGMRKLGYETLGRFKIALEKCQKKKDFMRLRLLLTYIQNGIEEPWQRIPSVIAIFAAETSLLLLDPSHEHYATLSKLLMGSSRVNIKCIPFFHDFFLSSSINFRAERLWMLRLVYAGLNFDDDAQIYIRNSILETVRKSVKLHKLACYLVEHCGLISWLSALVSNISGMLLGDEKGFFLAQLVVITEVVNNAISSRNITEWLQTHALEQLMELSSLLFKLLVAGMKLIRENVSLVKSILQILISTLKISQKRKIFQPHLTLSLESFFQIYQTIDAHDNARPSANAELGLKAILMSTPPVDIFHTDQAKLSSFLMWAISTAVKSDSGKMHWLGKVHQHFASMSEEAPVEESFTSKFLRWLVASVILGKLSLKNDDFNSKFLKRSHKTLLSLLETIEKGCEGVNKNRLESEEILAAAIFYLQQLLGVHCPVLSSVISALSLLLYDDSQCAESSFKLLHHPSMASVCSRIRCPAEVNPSWRWSFYQPWKDRSSEMTDLEKMDEVHACQSLLVIISNVVGKKSLESGVLSYQDLEISGVFEWERSIIKTQLCL encoded by the exons aTGGACGAACTCAGATCACTCTCCGGTGATAAAG TTATGTTGGATGACGATGATGAGAGTGAGGTGGAGGTGGAAGAAACTCCAATGCTTGTTTTCAAAGCAAACCATGAAGCAAAACTTAAAGAACTACTGCATAATTTAAATACCTTAGAAATTAAGATATGTTCACATGCTGCAAAGGAGTTTATTAAACTTCTGAAAGGAGATTCTGGAGGTGAATTGTTGAGGTTGTATGTACACACGTCTAATAATTTCTCGGAGGTTATGGAAGCATGGAAGCTTCGACAGGGAAAGCCGGGAAtgtcttatattttttctttaatatgtGCTATTCTTAGTCATGCTGATGGATTATATAAACCAAACGACCAGGAGAGAGTTGGTACTAGTAGGGCTATTGACAAGTTGGCTAGAATGATAATTGATGAAAAGATGGGTGATGTGTATAGGGAATTGAATAGTAAAGAAGGGAAGCGCCAAAATGCTGCACTTTTGCTAATGGCTTCAGTTGTCAGGCGTGGCTCAGGGTTGGCCACCGAGGTTGCAAAAAACTTTGATTTTAAGCTTCCAGTATTTTCGAAGCTTTCGGAGTATAAACAGAAGGGGGGTGACAAGAAAAGAAAGCACTTGACAAGGAAGTCATTTATTAGGTTTGCAATGTCGTTTTTGGAGGTGGGGAAGCCAGGCTTGTTGAGATGGGTCTTGCAGCAGAGGGAAATGTTTTCTGGTGTGCTTCGTGGGCTTgggaatgatgaagatgagattgTTATGTATGTTTTGTCTACGTTACAGACTAGGATTTTGACGGAAGAGTCATTGGTACCCCCAGGTCTCCGGAGTGTTCTGTTTGGAAGTGTTACTTTGGAACAGTTAGTCAGCATCTGTGGGAGAGAGGACGGTGGTGCTGCTGCAGAGTTGGCTTACCGTGTTCTAGTAATGGTTTGTACTGAACCTTCCAATGGCTTGATGCCAGACTTGAAGAGACGTCCAAATCCATTAAGGGGTAATCCAAAGAGATTACTGGGGCTTATGAAGAAGCTAAAAGCTACAGAGATCAGCTATCATAGAGACTTACTTTTGGCAATTCTTGAAGGCAAACCATCCTTAGGTTCAGAATACATGGATCAATTCCCTTACAACCTTGAAGATTATGCATCTCCAACCTG GCTTGCTAATGTTTCTCTGGCAGCAAACTTGGTCTCCAAAGTGGGCATGGGCTTTTCATTTGATTTCCTCGATGCTCAATCCCATGATCCACCTTCTTTTAATAGTGCTGATGTGCAGAGTGTCTTGAATTGCATATGTCCTCGCCCATTCAGCCGATCAGTGATCAATAAGGGATTGCTTCATTCTGATTATCTTGTGAAGCATGGAACTCTAAGACTTCTTTTGGAGGCTCTGAAGTTGTTAGATTCCTTCATATGTGTTTTACATCAGAGTTCTTGTTCTAGCAATCAAATGATGCAGAGTTGGACATCTCTTATTCAAGAAGTTCAGAATGCAGTCCGAACTTTGTTCCCTGATCCACAAGTTTTACTTACTCTATTTTCTTTGCAAAGTAGTCATAATAGAAATTGTGAGTCACATTCAAAGAGAAAAGCAGAATCATCATATTTTCTGGAATGCAGCAAGAAAGgtgtgaagaaaatgaaaaaaaatgttatggATGAGGATACGGATATAATTGTAGGTGGGATAAGTTCTGATCCTCAAATTGATCCATCTGAGGACAATGACAGAATAGTAGACACACTTATAACAGATGAGTTGGACCATGAAAAAGATTTTACGGATGTAATTTCTGAAATTTGGGGTTTGGACCAATGCTCTGGTCCTGTTGCTCTAAGTGATGCAGACATTATCTTCCTCTCTAAGCTTCTCGATgctcttaaaatatatatt CGATTGATGCCCAGTGTTTTGGAGGgatcatttgatttttttgcgAATCTTCTGAGTGATCCTTTAGCTGTAACAACCAGTCTGCAGagctctcttctttctctcctATTCGAATATATTGAATGCTCTCCAAGGAGTGGGCTCCCCATCAAAGCACCACCATTGATGTACAAACATCTGCAGTCATTTATTAACTTGTCAATTTCTTCACCAATCAGTGAGATAAAGGATCATGCATTTAATCTGGCACAAGCAGCCATGTTCAGCACTGGTGCatttgataaaaacataaacGAAATTAGTGCATGGTTCTTGTTTTTGCCGGGTTATAGTAGGAACAAATGTCTCACTGAGGAAAAAGGGGTAGCGGTGCTGCAGAGCTTGTCTCGAGTTGTTGTATCATTCCTTTGTGATGCCATTTCTACTGTAGGGAATAGTCTATTCAAATATTGGGCTATTATTGAGACACACACTAaccatttgaaaaattttaaag GTGTATCACCTGATTTCAGCCCCCTCATCATATGTGTGCTGCAGAAATGTCTAAGAATTCTCAATTCTGAGTCTGGAACTTTTTCATTGCCTGAGAAGTCTATGATTTCATTATATGTGAGCAATACATTGAAATATCTCTTGCAAACTCAG GTAGATGTGGTATCATTATCTGCtttgattgaatcaaatttgtcTGAGGGACTTGTGGGTCGCTGTTCTGTAGATGATGATTCTGGGGATGGCTTATGTGAGTGGAGGCCCTTGAAgaatttgttacttttttcaCAGAGCCTATCACATCAACAGACATGTTGCATCTTTTCTTTTGACAAAAAAGTTATGCCTTCTGATAACTCTTTTTTAAATACACTTGGTGaagtaaaaaatattgtaaGCAGTGGGCACACTGTTGAAATAACTGGAATTGTCAAAGCCTTCTCTTCTGCAATGTTGTGTACAACACCTGATGGATTATTGAAGAATTTTCCTTCAGTGATTGCCATTTCTCAGAATCTTCTTGGAGTTCCTTTCTCTTTATTAACATCAATAATCTTTCTTGATTCAAGTTTTCTTGCCAGTGTTTCTAAGATGTGGCCTGAAATTTTTTTCCCTGGTCTGGAAAAGGCAATCACCAGGATTCATCATGAAGTTGGAAAAGTTGATACTCGTGGAATTACCTCTCATTCTCTATTAGCTGAAGGAATGCAATGTGACATTGATTTTGAGGAAACTGAGTCTGCTGCTGATGCATTTAGTTTCTTTCTGAAGCAGGCACCTTTCCATGTGTTATTTCCTGCAATTATGAGAATGGATGTTCCTGATCTATTGGAGCCCTTGCTAATAAAAGACTTGCTTTTGGCTAAAGTATCTGAGTGGACCAGTGATTGCCTCATTTCCTATCTGCGACTTTTGCTATTTTGGCTTCATCAGATACAATTATCTTATAAAATTGAACCCATTGCGAAACTCCGGAAACTTTCTGAAATTTGCTTAATTTTTGTAAAGCATGTTTTTGCTCAACTTTCTGGATGTTCAAGGAAAGCTAGATTTCATTTGTCAGCAGAGAAAATTCAAGAAATGGCTGAAATAGTATTCCGCCATCCTGCAGTGTTAGCTTCATTGACCTTTCCTTTGAGCTGTAATGAGGAATTGACGAATGGAAACTTAGAGCAATGTTTGGAGACTTTGCTGAATTATTCTCAGCAAAAAGTTCATAAAATAGATCAGCATGCCCTAGATGTGTTGGCAACAACCTCTGACTTCTTGCTGTCTTCATTCAGTGGCCAAGATTCTATACTCAAAGTTGACGTTTGTGTGAGCAAGCCACTTATCAAGGCTTTCAATGCCCTGGTAAAAAGACTTTTTCTGGAACTTAGAGACAAGTTTGAGTTTTGCATTGCCACTGAAGATGTATTACCCCTCCTTCCAAGATTTTATGCTTTACATGCTTTGATAAGGTTCATATCCCCCTTTAAACTTCTTGAATTAGTACATTGGATGTTTATTAGAGTTAACATGGAAGAACTTTCCCTTCACAAATCTTGCGATGTGTCTGTTCTTTCTGTTGCATTTTGCATTGCTGGTGGTGCTTTTGAAGCTCTGTCCAATTACTTGCAGCATCCTATTATGAAGAGAGTGTTGTGTGATTTGCTTTGGGAGACTACAGAGAGAAATTTTGATGTGAACCATGTGGAGGAAATCTATGTTGGAGTATGCAAGTTTGCGATTAATTTTGATCTAGATATTGCAGACACTTGTTTGCTCAAAGTGGTTGAAGCCATTTACTGTCAGAATTATCTGCAGCAAAATATTCTTCATCCATTGAGCTTGGGAATTTCAAGGATCATAATGAGGACTCCTATAAAAATGATATCTCACTGTGTTTACAGGACAAACATGACCAAAGCTAAACTCCTGTTACTATTCACCAAGATGAGCTCTTTGCATCTATTAATGTTTGGGAACTTACTTTTAGGTATTGTGAACAAGGATTCACTTGTTTCCAGCAATCTGATGGGAACCCATGACAATGCTCTTGCAGATGAGGACTTTATAACGCTTTTGCCTGTCGTATTATCATACTTGGATTCTAATTTTGTTAAGTTTGAAGAGCAGTATCACAGTCATTTTAAAAGTATAACTTCTTATTATTCAAGGATTCTGTTTAATGGTTTCCGTAATTGGAAGAGCTTTGTGTCTGGATTTCTGTTTCAGGAAGAATACGACAACTTCTTCCCATCATCTGCTGAAGAACTTCTCAATTTCGTTGATGATAGTCTTCTTGGAAAATCAATCCATATTTTGCAGTATCACTTTGCCTTGAGCAGAGACTCattgaaaacaaagaaattaatgaagcttttcaattctattttcCCATGTTCTTGTGCACATGAGGAGCTACAAGTAGACTGTGATGTTagtgaattgaaatttaactCGGTTAGTGAAACAGTAAACCTCATTAACAGAGTTGTTGctaaaatatcacttgctaggATGCTATTATTTCCAGAAGATTATCAGGTTTCCTCTGTGCAAATGGAAGTGGATGAGGGATCAAAGGAATTTTCTGTGAAACCAGTATCTAAAGAACAGAATCCATCAAGAATGCACTTTATGAATATTTTGGTGGGTACCTGGCAAAAGATGGTTAAGAAATTACCCTCAGTCTCTGACAGTTCAAAAAATAAGAGCACAGATTGTTTGTTATTGTATAAATACTTGGAAGTATTCATTTTGAAAAGTATTCTTGAATTAACCACAATGATGCTTGATGGTCTTATTGAAATGCAATCAATTCCCTTCCTAGAACAATTGATCAGATCATCTCTTTTCTATAGGTTTGAGGATCCCACAACTCTGAAAATGCTTCACAGCATCATAAGTTCACTGTTGGAGGGAAAATTCTCACGTGTTCCATATCTGCAATTGCTGCTTGCTCATTCCCAGTTTGCTTCTGCCATACAGTCTGTCTGTATGCCATCAATGGCTGTGACTGGTGTATTTTTGAGGCCCATGTCCAGTATTCTGAGATTGCTTGTTATCTCTCATTCTAATCCAAATGCCATTAATGAGAAGAATGATCTGGAAAGAACTAAGATGTTTGTGAATCAGTTGGAAATTGTTAAGTTACTCAGAGCACTGCTTCAATCGAAGACCCATCTATGTGGTTCTGATTTTGACAAAGATAGTGGTATAAATCTTAGAGAATTGCATTCGTTACTTCTGTCTTCTTATGGTGCAACACTCGGGGATATTGACTTGGAGATCTTCAATGTTATGCATGAGATTGAGCTTATTGATAAATCTGATAGTGAAATAGCTCAGTTGGATTACCTCTGGGGAAGTGCTGCagtaaaagtaagaaaagaacGGGCTCTGGAGCAGGATATATCTTGGAATGTCATGACTGATACTGAAGCAGTTAAAGAACGTAGAAGAAGTCAATTAAGAGAAAACCTTCCTATTGACCCCAAAATATGTGCTATGACAGTTCTATATTTTCCATATGATAGAACTGCTAGTGGTGAACTTTCATCTTCAAACAGGCCTCAAGTGGATAATCTTACTAATATATGTGAT ATGCATCCCCCTGGCGTTGAAAGTATTCAAAGATACGATCCtgttttcattttatctttctCAATTTATAGTTTATCAATGGGTTTCATAGAACCTGTGGAGTTTGCTGGTTTAGGCTTGCTTGCAGTTGCGTTCGCTAGTATGTCTTCACTGGATGTGGGAATGAGAAAGTTGGGTTATGAAACTCTTGGGAGATTTAAGATTGCACTGGAG AAGTGTCAAAAGAAAAAGGATTTTATGCGACTTCGGCTTCTGTTGACATACATACAAAATGGAATAGAAGAACCATGGCAGAGAATCCCTTCTGTCATAGCTATTTTTGCTGCAGAGACATCTCTCTTGCTGTTGGATCCTTCACATGAACATTATGCAACCTTGAGTAAGCTTTTGATGGGATCTTCGAGGGTGAATATAAAG TGCATACCCTTTTTCCATGATTTTTTCTTGAGCAGTTCTATTAATTTCAGAGCAGAGAGGCTGTGGATGCTTCGTCTTGTATATGCAGGACtgaattttgatgatgatgCTCAAATATATATCAGGAACTCCATACTTGAG ACAGTGAGGAAGTCTGTTAAATTGCACAAATTGGCTTGTTACCTAGTTGAACATTGTGGCTTGATTTCTTGGTTATCAGCTCTTGTCTCCAATATTAGTGGGATGCTACTTGGAGATGAAAAAGGGTTTTTCTTGGCACAGTTGGTTGTGATTACAGAG GTTGTCAACAATGCTATTTCATCCAGAAATATCACTGAGTGGCTGCAAACACATGCCCTTGAACAGCTAATGGAACTTTCATCTCTTCTGTTCAAACTCTTAGTTGCTGGGATGaagttgataagagaaaatgttTCATTGGTTAAATCAATATTACAGATTTTGATATCAACTCTGAAGATATCACAGAAAAGGAAGATATTCCAGCCACATTTGACACTATCACTTGAGagcttttttcaaatttatcagaCAATCGATGCACATGATAATGCAAGACCTAGTGCAAATGCAGAGCTTGGGCTTAAAGCCATCCTTATGAGCACACCTCCAGTTGACATTTTCCACACT GACCAAGCAAAGCTTTCAAGTTTTCTTATGTGGGCAATTTCTACTGCTGTCAAGTCTGACTCTGGAAAAATGCACTGGCTTGGAAAAGTCCATCAGCATTTTGCGAGCATGTCAGAGGAGGCACCAGTTGAGGAGTCCTTCACATCAAAATTTCTGCGATGGCTAGTTGCTTCTGTTATTCTAGGGAAGCTTTCCttgaaaaatgatgattttaattccaagtttttaaaaaggTCACACAAAACTTTGCTTTCTTTACTGGAGACTATCGAAAAAGGATGTGAAGGAGTCAACAAAAATAGATTGGAATCTGAAGAGATATTAGCTGCTGCTATCTTTTACCTTCAACAACTTCTTGGCGTGCATTGTCCAGTGCTTTCTTCTGTTATATCTGCACTCTCTCTCCTACTCTATGATGACTCACAATGTGCAG AATCAAGTTTCAAGCTTCTTCATCATCCTTCCATGGCATCAGTGTGTTCAAGGATACGTTGTCCTGCTGAAGTAAACCCTTCTTGGAGATG GTCATTTTACCAGCCATGGAAAGATCGTTCGTCCGAAATGACTGATTTGGAGAAGATGGATGAAGTTCATGCTTGCCAAAGTCTCCTAGTGATTATTTCAAATGTGGTTGGGAAAAAATCATTAGAATCTGGGGTCTTATCTTATCAAGATTTAGAAATTTCTGGTGTATTTGAATGGGAAAGGAGTATAATTAAGACCCAATTGTGTCTCTGA